Part of the Kitasatospora sp. NBC_00374 genome is shown below.
CGGGAGCTCGTGGTCCGCGATCCAGCGCCCTTGCTGCGCGCTCCCGAAGTCGGTCAGGCGCCTGCCGTGGGCGGGCGTCTCCTGGTGATCGCTCCCCGCCCGGTGGTCGACCGGCAGCAGGTCGAGACCGTCGTCGGGGCTGTGGCCGTCCGCGAGGTCGTGGTCCGCGCGCTCATGCGGGGCAGGCCCCGACGCGGCGTCCGGCCGGTGGCCGGCACCGGACCGGGTGTGCACGGGCACCGGCGCCGGCGGCTTCTCGCCCGCCGGCGCGGGAACGTCCCCGGTCGCCCCGGGGGTGTCGCCGGTGGCCCGCGGCGGCACCGGCTGGTCGGCGGGCACCGGTGCCGGGACCGGGCCGTGCTCGCCCGGAGCCGGCCGCCCGTCCGCATCGGCCCGCGGCGGCGACTGATTCTCGCCGCCCGCCGGCGTCGTGGGGTGTCCGGTGGCGGGGGTGTGGTCCGTGGTCCGGACTGGGACGGGGGTACCGGCCGTCTCGGCCACGCGCGTCGGCGGAAGGTCCTTCTCCGCCGGGGGCTTCGGCGCGCCGGGGGTGTCGGTGCCGCCGTCCGACACCACCTTCGTCGACCCGCTCGTGGCACCGTCCGTCGACGAGCGGGAGTGGTCCTGCGAGTCGCCGGCCGAACGGCCGGAGGACGTGGCCGGGTCCGGGGCCTTCGAGGGGTCCGGGGTCTTCGAGGAGTGGGACGCACCCGAGGACTCCGTGCCGACGGGCGTGGGCGCGTCGAGACCGAGCGCCGCACGGGCCTTGGGGCCCATCGGCCTGGGGATCAGCAGCGACGTCGGGTGGCCGCTCAGGTTCGCGGCCAGAGCCAGCAGGGTGCGGGTGTGGAACGGGCCGTAGTACGGGGCGTCGCTGGTCTTTTCGGACTCGGCGTCCCACTCGCGCACCCGATTCTGGAACTTGAGCTGGAGCGGCGCGGTGGCCAGGTGCCCGAAGTGGGTGATCGCCCCCATCGAGACACCGGCGACGAAGCTCTCCCAGGTGACGTGGAACTCGTGGTCCTCGTTGTAGATCGCGTTGTAGGTGCCCTCGGTGAGGATGTTCTGGATGCCCCCCTTGAGGTACATGCCGAGGCCCTCGCCGAACTTGTAGAGGAGCTGGTGTCCGGTCTGGGGACGCAGGCCGCTCGCGAGATGCATGGTGCGCTCGGCCAGCTCGCTGACGACCCGCTGCTCCTCCTTCGACAGACCCGTGAGGACGGAGTCCAGGAGCTTGCGGACGGTCCCCTGGTCCACGGCGTAGCGTGCACCGTTGGAAGCCAGCGTCTTGGCGAAGTTCTGGCCCGCCTGGTTCGCGACCTCCCTCCCGATGCCCAGCTTCGACAGACTGTCCCCGAAGGTCTTGCCCATCTCCTGGGTGAACTTCTCGACGTTCGAAAGCTTCTTCTCGACGTCCTTGGCCACCGCGCCGCCGGCCTCTGCTCCGACGGCCTTTTCGGTGGCGGCCTTCGCCTCGGCGCCCGCTGTCTTACCGCCGACGGTCTTGGTCCCGCCCTTGACGGCTGCCGCCGCCGTGGCCCCGGCCTCCTTCTTGGCCGCGTTCCCGGCCACCGTCTTGAGGTCGCTCTTGAGCGCGCCGCCCGCCGCCGCCTTGAGGTCTCCCTTCAGGACGCCGCCCGCCAGGGTCTTGACGTCGTTCTTGGCCACGTTCCCGGCGGCGCCGCCCAGCCCCTTGCCGAGGCCCTTGAGGTCGGCCTTCAGCAGGTTGCCGATGCCCCCGCCGAACAGCTTCCCGAAGAGCTTGCCGAAGCCGAAGGTGAGCAGTTCCAGCGGCCCGGCGATCAGGCCGTTGATCGCCGCGAACTTGAGCGTCTGAAGGGTGGCCTCGCTGTCCCACTCCTTTCGGTGGCCCTTGCCGATCTGGATGCCCTGGATGATCACGTCGAGCATCAGGCCGGTGGTGACGCTGAGGAACACGTGCAGCGCGATCTGCCTGAGCAGCCAGAGGAAGACCTGCTTGATGATCTCCGCCGCCGCCGCCCGGGCCGCGAATATGGTGGCGAGCGAGGCGCCGAAGGTGAGCGGAATGTTGGCGATCGCCCAGGCGATCTGGGCGAGCAGCTGGATGAGCTGGCCGATGATCATCCACTTCGTGTACTCGACCTGGTTGGCCACCTTGTGGGCGAACTCGCCGAGTTCCTTCGCCGACTCCTGCGCCGCCCTCAGGTAGTCGACACCGTCGTTCCCGTCCTCCCCACCGATCAGCTGGCGCATCCGCGCCTCGAACTGCGTGGCGGCCTCCCCCTCGAACTCCACCAGGCAGCGCTTGATCAACTCGACGACGTAACCGCGCAGCTCGGGCATGTCGTTCGCGATCGCCAGGTAGTCGTCACCGGCCGTGCGGAGGTTGTCCTCGTTGGCCTCGGGCCACTTCATGCCGCTCACGAGGGAGAACACCTTGGCCAGCCCCGCGGGCAGCATGATCGACACGGTCGGTACTCCTGGCGGTTCGTGGGTCGGGGCTACGGCGACGGCCGGTGCCGGGCAGGCGGCGCGCGTCAGACCACGCTGTTGGCGTCCTCGTTGGCGTTGTCGAACAGGGCGGCCGCCTGCTGTCCGGTCATTCCCGCGCTGTTCAGCGTGTTGCGCACACCCTTGATCAGCGAGTGCAGGATCCGGGTGGGTGAGTCGGCGTTCTTGTGGTACGTCTTCCCGATGTCGTCGTTTCCGGCCGACTCCTTGTTGAACTTGTCGATCTCGTCGGCCCTCCTCCCCATCAGGTCGACGAGGTCCGACATGTCGGGGAACTTGGCGAACGCCGCGTTGAGGTCCTGGAGGGCGGTGAGCTGCTTAGCCACGGAACTCCTCCTGCCGCTCGCGCTTGCGCCGCTCCTCCGCGGCCGCGTCGGCGTGGCCGGGCCGCATCGCGCGCAACGGCTCCAGCAGCTCGTCCAGTTCGGTCCCGCCGGTCATCGAACTGCGCAGCATCTCGCCCAGGCCGCTGAACGAGCTCATCGCCTCGATCACCCGCTCGGCGATGTCGGCCCGCGCGGTGTTCAGCACGTCGGTGATCACCCGGCCCAGCTCGGCCGGCGCCATCGAGCGGTAGGCCGAGGTGTGGAAGGTCAGCGAGACCACCTGGCCCTGCGCCCCGACCACCGCGGTGACCATCCGGTCCTTGGAGGTCACCGAGGCGGTGGCAGCCTCCAACTCCTTGGCCGTCGAGGCCATCTGCGCCTGTTGCTCGGTCAGCTCGGCCATCGCCTGTTCGATCTGCTCGGCGTACGAGAGCGACATCGCCGGCACCTCCGTCTCTTCCCGTGGCGCGTTCCGGGCCCCATGGGGAGGGCCCGGAACACGCCGGCTTGTGGGTCGTCCGTTCTGTTCTACGGACGGGCGAGGCCCGGAGGTTCGGCCGGCCACGGGGAAACCGCTCAGCGGCCGATGACCCCGGTCACGCCACCGGCGTCGGTGCCCCAGACCTCCTCGTCCTCGGCCAGCCAGGTGGTGCGCTGCCGCTCCTTCTCGCCCTGCCCGCCTGCCGCCCCGGCGCCACCCATCGGCGGCACCATCGGGGCCCCCGCTCCGCCGGTGGTCGAGACCCGGCGGCCCATCAGCTCGGCCTCCTCCGCGGCGGTCGCCGCCGCGGCCCGCTGGGCGGCGACGCCCCGCGCCGCGACCGCCTCCTCGGCCATCGCGGCGGCGCCCTTGGCCACGCCCAGGCTGCTCAGCCGCCCGCCCACGCCGACCGTCGGCGGGCCCGCGGTGATGCCGCCCGTCCGCACGCCCGACGCCCCGGTACCGCCGCCGTTTCCGAAGGACTCGCCGACGCGGCTCGTGCCGATGGAGTCGCCCAGGCCGCCCCAGGAGACGGGCAGACCCACACCGCTCGCCCCGCTGCCACCGGTCCCGCCCGTCAGCACACCAGCGGTGCGATTGGCGATCACGCGTTGCTGGTCGGCCAGCAGTTGCTCGAACGGCGACACCGTCCTGCCGTCCGCGTCGCGGAC
Proteins encoded:
- a CDS encoding YbaB/EbfC family nucleoid-associated protein, which gives rise to MSLSYAEQIEQAMAELTEQQAQMASTAKELEAATASVTSKDRMVTAVVGAQGQVVSLTFHTSAYRSMAPAELGRVITDVLNTARADIAERVIEAMSSFSGLGEMLRSSMTGGTELDELLEPLRAMRPGHADAAAEERRKRERQEEFRG